The genomic segment TGGATCTCCATCGTGCGGAAGAAGTCGCGGTTCTGCTCGCCGGCGATGGGGAACAGCTCCGCGCCGTGGCGGATCAGCTCGCCGGTGTTGGCGACGGCGATCACGGCCGGCGCGCTGGCGATCGTGCGCGCCCCCATGCGCAGCAGCACGTTCGTCGGCCGCGGGTACTGCGCCGAGCGCGCCGAGACGAGCGCCGCCAGCTCGCGCTTCTTCTCCGGACCGAGGACGAGGAAGCGCCAGGACTGGCTGTTGTGCGCCGAGGGCGCCTGGTTGGCGGCGGCGATGAGCGCGGCGATCAGCTCCGGCGCGACGGGGCGGCCGTCGAAGACGCGGACGCTGCGCCGGCGCGCGATCGTCTCGAGGGTCTCGTTCGCGGGCCTGCCCGCGCCGCCTTCCGTCACGGCTTTGCGCTCCTGATCTTCGCGATCGTCGCCGTCGTCGAGCGGTTCTTCACGAGGGGGATCGAGACCACGCGCCCGCCGCGCGCCTCGACGGTCTCGCGGCCGACGATCTTCTCGACGGGCCAGTCGCCGCCCTTGACGAGCACGTCGGGCTGCACCGCGGCGATCAACCGCTGCGGCGTGGCCTCGCCGAAGACCGTCACGTAGTCGACGCACGCGAGCGCCGCGAGCACCTCGGCGCGGTCGCGCGCCGGGTTGAGCGGCCGCCCCGGCCCCTTGTCGAGGCGGCGCACCGAGGCGTCCGAGTTCACGGCGACGACCAGCGCGTCGCCGAGCGCGCCCGCCTCCTGCAGGTAGCGGACGTGGCCGACGTGCAGCAGGTCGAAGCAGCCGTTCGTGAAGACGACCTTCTTGCCGGCGGCCTGCAGCCGGCGCACCGCGGCGGCGAGCGCCTTCCGGGTGGTGATCTTCCAGCGCAGGTGCGGCGTGGCCGACGCCCGGGCGCAGAGGCTCAGGCCCCGGCGACCCGGCGCGCAGCCGGGGCCGGCGCTCACCGCCGTCCCTTCCCCCGCGCCATCTCCTCGCGGACCGCCGTGAACAGCAGCGGCAGCAGCAGCTCGTGGTGCCCGATGATCTGGTAGCCCGTGCCGCCGCGCGTGGTGGGCCGGCGCACGACGTTCGTCAGCGGCCGGTACGCCGGGATGAAGTCCAGGTTCGCCGTCGTGAAGCGCCGCGGCGCGCCGCCCTTCGAGCGGTTGCGGGCCATCGCGAGCGCCTTGAGGAAGACCTCGGGGAGGATGACGGCGCTGCCGGCGTTGAGGTAGACGCCGCGCTCGAGCCGGCGCACGCGCTCGGCGAAGCGGTGGAAGTCGCGCAGCGAGGCCTCGCCGATGGCGGCGCCGGAGGC from the bacterium genome contains:
- the rfaE2 gene encoding D-glycero-beta-D-manno-heptose 1-phosphate adenylyltransferase, translating into MRWKITTRKALAAAVRRLQAAGKKVVFTNGCFDLLHVGHVRYLQEAGALGDALVVAVNSDASVRRLDKGPGRPLNPARDRAEVLAALACVDYVTVFGEATPQRLIAAVQPDVLVKGGDWPVEKIVGRETVEARGGRVVSIPLVKNRSTTATIAKIRSAKP
- a CDS encoding nitroreductase family protein; translation: MTEGGAGRPANETLETIARRRSVRVFDGRPVAPELIAALIAAANQAPSAHNSQSWRFLVLGPEKKRELAALVSARSAQYPRPTNVLLRMGARTIASAPAVIAVANTGELIRHGAELFPIAGEQNRDFFRTMEIQGSAAAVQNLLLAAASLGLGAVWLGILYLMKDEVLALLGEPQGEFMAVVPVGWGAAPAKSPKKRTDDEIVRYTP